From the Thermovirga lienii DSM 17291 genome, one window contains:
- a CDS encoding NADH-ubiquinone oxidoreductase chain 4L (PFAM: NADH-ubiquinone/plastoquinone oxidoreductase chain 4L~COGs: COG1006 Multisubunit Na+/H+ antiporter MnhC subunit~InterPro IPR001133~KEGG: aco:Amico_1269 NADH-ubiquinone oxidoreductase chain 4L~PFAM: NADH-ubiquinone oxidoreductase chain 4L~SPTR: Na+/H+ antiporter, MnhC component) encodes MTGNLPYLVVGIIFLLGLYAVLFEKNLIKIAIGITLIEASANLLLIVLGYRAGGSIPVFTLAGKVEKMVLPVPQALTLTAIVIGLATSALMLSLIMMLYKHYGTLDVREIRRLRG; translated from the coding sequence ATGACGGGTAATCTACCATATCTTGTTGTCGGAATAATTTTCTTGTTGGGACTTTATGCGGTTCTTTTTGAGAAGAACCTCATAAAGATAGCAATAGGTATCACTTTGATAGAAGCTTCCGCAAACCTTCTGCTTATCGTTCTTGGCTATAGGGCCGGCGGAAGCATACCCGTATTTACTTTGGCGGGCAAAGTGGAAAAGATGGTTTTGCCTGTTCCACAAGCTTTGACGCTGACAGCGATAGTTATAGGTCTGGCCACATCGGCGCTTATGCTTTCGCTGATAATGATGCTGTACAAACATTATGGGACGTTGGACGTCCGGGAGATTAGGAGGTTACGAGGATGA
- a CDS encoding monovalent cation/proton antiporter, MnhG/PhaG subunit (PFAM: Na+/H+ antiporter subunit~TIGRFAM: monovalent cation/proton antiporter, MnhG/PhaG subunit~COGs: COG1320 Multisubunit Na+/H+ antiporter MnhG subunit~InterPro IPR005133~KEGG: aco:Amico_1273 monovalent cation/proton antiporter, MnhG/PhaG subunit~PFAM: Na+/H+ antiporter subunit~SPTR: Monovalent cation/proton antiporter, MnhG/PhaG subunit;~TIGRFAM: monovalent cation/proton antiporter, MnhG/PhaG subunit), with protein sequence MNALIVLFLVIGTLFNLLGTVALYRFPDVYTRLHGTTKCTTFGSIFTSAAVVLFALQKLVVSGEGRFGTLAVHAIIAVAALLITNPTGAHALARAAHRSGIMPKFAVVDRLAEDQKKKGGVSA encoded by the coding sequence ATGAATGCGCTCATAGTACTTTTCTTGGTAATAGGAACTTTGTTCAACTTGTTAGGTACCGTGGCTCTTTACAGATTTCCAGACGTTTACACAAGGCTGCATGGGACCACAAAGTGTACTACATTTGGCTCCATTTTCACTTCGGCAGCTGTGGTGCTTTTTGCTTTGCAAAAATTGGTCGTTAGCGGCGAGGGTAGGTTTGGTACATTGGCAGTGCACGCCATTATAGCGGTGGCTGCTTTGTTGATCACAAACCCGACTGGCGCGCATGCTTTAGCTAGGGCTGCTCATAGGAGCGGAATAATGCCCAAGTTTGCCGTGGTGGATAGGCTAGCCGAAGACCAAAAGAAAAAAGGTGGTGTTTCGGCATGA
- a CDS encoding NADH dehydrogenase (ubiquinone) 30 kDa subunit (PFAM: Respiratory-chain NADH dehydrogenase, 30 Kd subunit~COGs: COG3262 Ni Fe-hydrogenase III component G~InterPro IPR001268~KEGG: aco:Amico_1265 NADH dehydrogenase (ubiquinone) 30 kDa subunit~PFAM: NADH dehydrogenase (ubiquinone) 30 kDa subunit~SPTR: NADH dehydrogenase (Ubiquinone) 30 kDa subunit), which translates to MSRCKPEYVKDSKKPEEVAGCLQERFEDALESLEIREYKGGISNEVQYKDMYLKVKREKFLDLIDTLMTFDFLHFQVMSGNDDGDVVTLNYHCTLFRSSERGKEIGLCISVAVPKDDLRMPSLWGRIPGVEYSEREMREMLGVDFEGLPNKGLIFLPEDWDEDIKPWRRDDTGPSPEDVRELS; encoded by the coding sequence ATGAGTAGATGCAAACCTGAATACGTGAAAGATAGCAAAAAACCGGAAGAAGTGGCAGGTTGCCTGCAAGAGCGATTTGAAGATGCCTTGGAAAGCTTGGAAATAAGGGAGTACAAGGGCGGCATCAGCAACGAAGTTCAGTACAAAGACATGTACTTAAAGGTTAAAAGGGAGAAGTTCCTGGATTTGATAGACACCTTAATGACGTTCGATTTCCTTCATTTTCAGGTCATGTCAGGTAACGATGACGGAGATGTTGTGACCCTTAATTATCACTGCACTCTGTTCAGGAGCAGCGAACGAGGGAAAGAAATTGGGCTTTGCATCTCTGTCGCTGTGCCAAAAGATGACCTTAGGATGCCCTCTCTATGGGGCAGGATCCCAGGGGTAGAGTACAGCGAACGAGAAATGAGGGAAATGCTCGGTGTAGATTTTGAGGGGCTTCCAAATAAAGGCTTGATTTTCTTGCCTGAGGATTGGGATGAAGATATCAAGCCCTGGCGAAGAGACGATACCGGGCCTTCTCCTGAAGACGTCAGGGAACTATCATAG
- a CDS encoding Membrane bound hydrogenase subunit mbhF (PFAM: Domain related to MnhB subunit of Na+/H+ antiporter~InterPro IPR007182~KEGG: mhu:Mhun_2584 putative monovalent cation/H+ antiporter subunit B~PFAM: Na+/H+ antiporter MnhB subunit-related protein~SPTR: Membrane bound hydrogenase, MbhF subunit), whose translation MYSLSVIVRTICDVFAWFLAVFGVYVIVHGHLTPGGGFQGGAVVATLFAFLLVAYGGKKFVSFYKSNLFSWFETIGLLVFIGTGLLGLGTTFFYNFLAGQGGLFGSPVPIGPNSGVLNSSGTIALMNMAVGLEVIGGLSLILYYMFKGIRLYEESGSEETGHDG comes from the coding sequence ATGTACTCCTTGTCGGTGATAGTTAGGACTATTTGCGATGTTTTCGCCTGGTTTTTGGCTGTTTTTGGGGTGTATGTCATAGTTCACGGCCATTTGACCCCAGGTGGAGGTTTCCAGGGAGGGGCAGTGGTAGCAACTTTGTTTGCCTTTCTCTTGGTCGCATATGGTGGGAAAAAGTTTGTTTCTTTCTACAAGTCCAATCTTTTTTCATGGTTTGAGACGATTGGTCTTTTGGTTTTCATAGGAACAGGTCTTCTTGGACTGGGGACCACCTTTTTCTACAACTTCCTGGCAGGCCAAGGCGGTCTCTTCGGCTCTCCTGTTCCAATAGGACCCAATAGTGGTGTACTCAACAGCTCTGGAACCATTGCGCTCATGAACATGGCTGTGGGGCTGGAGGTCATTGGTGGGCTTTCCTTGATCCTCTACTACATGTTCAAAGGAATAAGGTTATACGAAGAAAGCGGAAGTGAGGAGACGGGCCATGACGGGTAA
- a CDS encoding hypothetical protein (KEGG: aco:Amico_1267 hypothetical protein~SPTR: Putative uncharacterized protein) translates to MWSNVFTGFGYWDVYSWIIFFFIASGLVLWIRSMGRSDYKKGTEQDEIFYGSNAVPEDGSEIQVPASSAYWGFVEALKGYYELLTGMHSGLTNDYVGYMVVVAAVLAVLVLL, encoded by the coding sequence ATGTGGAGTAATGTGTTTACTGGTTTTGGTTATTGGGATGTTTATAGCTGGATAATCTTCTTCTTTATAGCTTCGGGACTCGTGCTTTGGATCAGGAGCATGGGTAGAAGCGATTACAAAAAGGGAACGGAACAAGATGAAATATTTTATGGTTCCAATGCAGTACCTGAAGATGGAAGTGAGATACAAGTCCCTGCAAGCTCTGCTTATTGGGGATTCGTTGAGGCGTTGAAAGGATACTACGAGCTGCTCACTGGGATGCATAGTGGTTTGACCAACGACTACGTAGGGTACATGGTTGTAGTTGCAGCAGTGCTTGCGGTTTTGGTGCTGCTTTAA
- a CDS encoding NADH/Ubiquinone/plastoquinone (complex I) (PFAM: NADH-Ubiquinone/plastoquinone (complex I), various chains~TIGRFAM: proton-translocating NADH-quinone oxidoreductase, chain N~COGs: COG0651 Formate hydrogenlyase subunit 3/Multisubunit Na+/H+ antiporter MnhD subunit~InterPro IPR003916: IPR001750~KEGG: aco:Amico_1268 NADH/ubiquinone/plastoquinone (complex I)~PFAM: NADH/Ubiquinone/plastoquinone (complex I)~SPTR: NADH/Ubiquinone/plastoquinone (Complex I)), whose protein sequence is MSWHVHLPALMIAVPLLGAFVAPVASMLGKAARNFWLVGVSALTAILSVLLWQQVLASGTAIYVMGGEAFNLSLPSGMSLPIRIILEVDAFSAFMALVGSIAALAGAIFSTNYMEKFSGLDKFTALYFLLTTGMLGMVLTGDLFNFFVFLEIASVASFGLVAFWRDRPEAIEASFKYMVVSTIGAMMVLIAIAFLYGRYNAVNMAAVANVLRLGYAEKVALVFLIVALAMKCGTVPMHMWTPDAYTEAPAGVTCLLIAVSQASLYGLFRVCFSIYGASLGSAVVPWTIIVMGVLSMFIGVSMAVVQKEIKRLMAYHSVSQIGYMLLGLGVGLLALSDPQAMADYGFTAMKGGIYHLINYTVYKGLLFLTAGALYYAAGSRNLNDLGGLARNMPYTTFMFVIAAAAIAGLPPFNGFVSKLLIYESTFAVYPILSIMALVTSVLTLASFVKVFQTAFLGPAKARLSHVKEVPAGMLLGMSVLTIVIIGLTLFPTWSLSNLVEPAAKALVDQAGYISAVVGGGL, encoded by the coding sequence ATGAGTTGGCATGTACATCTCCCGGCTCTTATGATCGCGGTGCCGCTTTTGGGTGCATTTGTTGCTCCTGTGGCTTCTATGCTGGGTAAAGCGGCAAGGAATTTCTGGCTTGTAGGGGTTTCTGCCTTGACGGCAATCTTGAGCGTTCTCCTGTGGCAACAGGTATTAGCTTCCGGGACTGCTATCTACGTGATGGGTGGTGAAGCCTTTAACCTTTCGTTGCCTTCGGGAATGAGTTTGCCTATACGGATAATTCTGGAAGTCGATGCTTTCAGTGCTTTTATGGCTTTGGTTGGGAGTATTGCTGCCTTGGCAGGAGCAATTTTCTCCACTAACTATATGGAGAAGTTCTCTGGTTTGGACAAATTTACTGCCCTTTACTTCCTTCTTACCACTGGTATGTTGGGAATGGTCCTAACTGGAGACTTGTTCAACTTCTTTGTGTTCCTGGAAATAGCCTCGGTTGCTTCCTTTGGATTGGTGGCTTTCTGGAGGGATCGACCCGAGGCCATAGAAGCAAGCTTCAAGTACATGGTCGTTTCAACCATTGGTGCGATGATGGTTTTAATAGCTATTGCATTTTTGTACGGCAGATACAACGCGGTTAACATGGCTGCTGTCGCCAATGTGCTTAGGCTTGGATATGCAGAAAAAGTGGCGTTGGTGTTCTTGATCGTTGCTCTTGCCATGAAGTGCGGTACCGTCCCAATGCACATGTGGACTCCAGATGCATATACTGAGGCGCCTGCTGGTGTTACATGCTTGCTGATCGCTGTAAGTCAGGCCTCTCTTTATGGACTTTTCAGGGTCTGTTTCTCCATCTATGGAGCAAGCCTTGGAAGTGCTGTTGTGCCTTGGACGATAATAGTCATGGGTGTTCTCTCCATGTTCATTGGGGTGAGCATGGCGGTCGTTCAAAAGGAAATCAAGCGCCTTATGGCTTACCATTCAGTGTCTCAGATCGGTTACATGCTCCTTGGATTGGGAGTTGGGCTATTGGCCCTTTCTGACCCGCAAGCTATGGCTGATTATGGTTTCACAGCCATGAAGGGTGGTATATACCATCTAATAAACTACACTGTCTATAAAGGTCTGCTGTTTTTGACGGCTGGGGCACTGTATTACGCGGCTGGGTCTAGAAACCTAAATGACTTAGGTGGTTTGGCAAGGAACATGCCGTATACAACTTTCATGTTCGTAATAGCGGCAGCAGCGATAGCTGGACTACCGCCGTTCAATGGGTTTGTGTCTAAGTTGCTAATATATGAGTCAACCTTTGCTGTATATCCTATTCTTTCGATAATGGCCCTTGTTACTTCGGTCTTGACTTTGGCCTCCTTTGTGAAAGTGTTCCAGACAGCATTTTTAGGGCCTGCGAAGGCTAGATTGTCCCATGTCAAGGAAGTTCCGGCGGGTATGCTCCTCGGAATGTCTGTTTTGACCATAGTGATAATAGGCTTAACCCTATTCCCAACTTGGTCATTGTCCAACCTGGTTGAACCTGCGGCCAAGGCTCTTGTAGACCAAGCAGGCTACATCTCGGCCGTGGTAGGAGGTGGCCTGTGA
- a CDS encoding Membrane bound hydrogenase subunit mbhD (KEGG: aco:Amico_1272 putative monovalent cation/H+ antiporter subunit B~SPTR: Putative monovalent cation/H+ antiporter subunit B) yields MNGVFHFFVLALITVSAFFAIWFKDLLSSVISLAVFSLLLSLEFYILQAPDVAIAEAGIGAGLTTAIYIIALRGCKALRKGNGGDRR; encoded by the coding sequence ATGAACGGGGTATTTCATTTCTTTGTGCTGGCACTTATAACGGTTTCAGCCTTTTTTGCCATATGGTTCAAAGATTTGCTTTCCTCTGTAATCTCTCTTGCTGTTTTTAGCTTGCTTCTCTCTTTGGAGTTTTACATATTGCAGGCACCAGATGTGGCTATTGCTGAGGCAGGTATAGGTGCCGGGCTAACCACAGCCATATATATAATAGCGCTTAGAGGATGCAAGGCTCTGAGGAAGGGCAACGGGGGTGATCGTCGATGA
- a CDS encoding Membrane bound hydrogenase subunit mbhB (PFAM: Multiple resistance and pH regulation protein F (MrpF / PhaF)~InterPro IPR007208~KEGG: aco:Amico_1274 multiple resistance and pH regulation protein F~PFAM: multiple resistance and pH regulation protein F~SPTR: Multiple resistance and pH regulation protein F): MTLTVFMWAAGIIALCAFLMSGRLIAGPTVADRAVALDSMNTLVVALMILLAVVYDSVVMVDVAIVYAGLSFVGTLFLARYIEGGM; the protein is encoded by the coding sequence ATGACTTTGACGGTCTTTATGTGGGCCGCAGGAATAATAGCCCTATGTGCTTTTTTGATGTCCGGAAGGTTGATAGCCGGACCTACGGTGGCAGACAGAGCAGTGGCTTTGGACTCTATGAACACGTTGGTAGTGGCCCTTATGATCTTGTTGGCCGTTGTATATGACTCGGTAGTTATGGTGGACGTAGCGATAGTTTATGCTGGCCTTTCCTTTGTGGGAACTTTGTTTTTGGCCCGGTACATCGAAGGAGGCATGTAA
- a CDS encoding NADH ubiquinone oxidoreductase 20 kDa subunit (PFAM: NADH ubiquinone oxidoreductase, 20 Kd subunit~TIGRFAM: NADH-quinone oxidoreductase, B subunit~COGs: COG3260 Ni Fe-hydrogenase III small subunit~InterPro IPR006137~KEGG: aco:Amico_1266 NADH ubiquinone oxidoreductase 20 kDa subunit~PFAM: NADH ubiquinone oxidoreductase 20 kDa subunit~SPTR: NADH ubiquinone oxidoreductase 20 kDa subunit) → MKLERYIDILSKSIWVFLCNSGSCNGCDIEIVATLTPRYDIERFGMKLVGTPRHADVLLVTGPVTKFMANKLKRIYAQMPDPKVVIAVGNCAASGDVFYKSYNLEGPVDNIIPVDVYVHGCPPRPEAIIEGAAKAVMKLEKMKEELKKAGAPK, encoded by the coding sequence ATGAAACTTGAACGATATATAGACATTCTCTCCAAGTCTATCTGGGTTTTTCTATGTAACAGCGGCTCCTGTAATGGATGCGATATCGAAATAGTGGCAACCCTCACACCAAGATACGATATAGAGAGATTTGGGATGAAACTTGTAGGAACTCCACGGCACGCAGATGTCTTGCTGGTCACGGGGCCTGTAACAAAGTTTATGGCTAATAAACTCAAGAGAATCTATGCCCAGATGCCTGATCCCAAGGTTGTTATTGCGGTTGGTAACTGTGCTGCGTCCGGAGATGTGTTTTACAAATCCTACAACTTGGAGGGACCTGTGGATAACATCATTCCAGTGGATGTATATGTTCACGGATGCCCCCCAAGACCTGAGGCTATAATTGAGGGTGCAGCTAAGGCCGTAATGAAGCTGGAAAAGATGAAAGAAGAGCTGAAGAAGGCAGGTGCCCCTAAATGA
- a CDS encoding putative multicomponent Na+-H+ antiporter subunit A (KEGG: aco:Amico_1271 putative multicomponent Na+-H+ antiporter subunit A~SPTR: pH adaptation potassium efflux system protein B1 sodium-potassium/hydrogen antiporter subunit B1) translates to MKKHVLFLMALVIMVGTLWGGLSRIHQFGDPVIAPMDDYYLYNAQAERSVNNIVTSIVFDYRGFDTLGEAAVLFTAVCSVLVVFRKGGHN, encoded by the coding sequence ATGAAAAAACATGTATTGTTCTTGATGGCCCTCGTAATAATGGTAGGTACTCTTTGGGGAGGGTTGAGCAGGATACACCAGTTTGGGGATCCTGTTATAGCCCCGATGGACGACTATTATCTATATAATGCTCAGGCGGAAAGATCTGTGAACAACATTGTGACATCAATCGTTTTCGATTACAGGGGATTTGATACTTTAGGTGAGGCCGCTGTGCTTTTTACTGCTGTTTGTTCTGTATTGGTCGTTTTCAGGAAAGGAGGGCATAATTAA